A single region of the Streptomyces sp. AM 4-1-1 genome encodes:
- a CDS encoding zf-HC2 domain-containing protein yields MSGTGPTPAEQHLGDRLAALVDGELKHDARERVLAHLATCAKCKAEADAQRRLKSVFAESAPPSPSEGFLARLQGLPGGPGGDAPARGRPFGDDDRFGDGIFPVLRQPVGRPGTPPPASPLDRFDYLPTTHGPASVLPGATAGSGLRIHEAGREGDRSPWRGRRLAFAAAGAVSLAAIALGATLPSDTVADPPPRAEGGGNTFSPLHAESRSGGGSTVSRRSGGDHPSLTGVNGRLAALASDGTPSVPAALSSAPALLRSHHQLTDRPFVNRPFALPLLSADASASPLIRPNLTTPLLAKVFGVGSTPAPAPNAAATAAPSAPTGHHGLPLLPRR; encoded by the coding sequence GGACCGGCTCGCCGCGCTCGTCGACGGTGAGCTGAAACACGATGCCCGCGAGCGGGTGCTGGCCCATCTGGCCACCTGTGCCAAGTGCAAGGCCGAGGCCGACGCCCAGCGGCGGCTCAAGAGCGTCTTCGCCGAGTCCGCCCCGCCCTCGCCGTCCGAGGGCTTCCTCGCCCGGCTGCAGGGCCTTCCAGGCGGTCCCGGAGGCGACGCCCCGGCGCGGGGAAGACCCTTCGGCGACGACGACCGCTTCGGTGACGGGATCTTCCCCGTGCTGCGGCAGCCCGTCGGACGCCCCGGCACACCGCCTCCCGCCTCGCCGCTGGACCGCTTCGACTACCTCCCCACCACGCACGGTCCGGCCTCCGTCCTGCCGGGCGCCACGGCCGGCTCCGGGCTCCGCATCCATGAGGCGGGCCGGGAGGGCGACCGTTCACCGTGGCGCGGCCGGAGGCTCGCGTTCGCCGCGGCGGGTGCCGTGTCGCTCGCGGCCATCGCGCTGGGCGCCACACTCCCGTCGGACACGGTGGCGGACCCGCCACCGCGCGCCGAGGGCGGGGGGAACACCTTCAGTCCGCTGCACGCCGAGAGCCGGTCGGGCGGCGGTAGCACCGTCAGCCGGCGGAGCGGCGGCGACCACCCGTCGCTCACCGGGGTGAACGGCCGCCTCGCCGCCCTGGCCTCGGACGGGACACCCTCCGTCCCCGCCGCACTCTCCAGTGCCCCCGCGCTGCTCCGCTCCCACCACCAGCTCACGGACCGGCCGTTCGTGAACCGGCCGTTCGCGCTGCCCCTGCTGTCGGCCGACGCGTCGGCTTCGCCGCTGATACGCCCGAACCTCACCACCCCGCTGCTCGCCAAGGTCTTCGGCGTCGGATCGACGCCCGCCCCGGCTCCGAACGCAGCGGCCACAGCGGCCCCCTCGGCCCCCACCGGACACCACGGCCTGCCGCTGCTTCCCAGGCGCTGA
- a CDS encoding trypsin-like peptidase domain-containing protein produces MDDGKPTGPKAKWWSRTPQDGAPETPLSGPSAPASTGDPSADDASTGVPATATVPSPAHGTDAPPPHAGPETPARAAAPDPAPAPPSAPPQDAAPPARPLHEPDPYSTPPYGGPGPWAPAPPVQHPVPTPAHGTGVSVPPAYGADVPGSPAHGTAVPPPYTGPGGPGFAPPVPPQPQSHQTGHPPMTGPQLPHPSSPYDPSQPSSRWLQYDPWSTARQPLSRPGVPLGPGAGPKKNRRGALLVGALLLALVAGGIGGGVGAYVERNGGITTVELPQAGRDSGGRAPDSVAGIAASALPSVVTLHVSGDSESGTGTGFVLDKQGHILTNNHVVAPAGSDGEISVTFSGGETAAAEIVGKDSGYDLAVVKVTGVSGLRPLPLGNSDNVRVGDPVVAIGAPFDLSNTVTSGIISAKDRPITAGGEKGDGSDVSYVDALQTDAPINPGNSGGPLVDTHARVIGINSAIRAAGSGSDSEDGQSGSIGLGFAIPINQGKRVAEELINTGRATHPVIGVTLDMAYTGDGAKVGARGADGKPAVTEGGPGAKAGIRPGDVIKRVDGRRVHNGEELIIKIRAHRPGDRLDIVLSRGGKDLAMTLTLGSASGT; encoded by the coding sequence ATGGACGACGGCAAGCCCACCGGACCCAAGGCGAAGTGGTGGAGCCGCACCCCGCAGGACGGCGCCCCCGAGACACCGCTGTCAGGACCTTCGGCACCGGCGTCGACGGGAGACCCGTCGGCCGACGACGCGTCGACCGGAGTCCCCGCCACGGCCACCGTCCCGTCCCCGGCGCACGGCACCGACGCACCCCCTCCGCACGCGGGGCCCGAAACCCCGGCCCGTGCGGCCGCTCCGGACCCGGCGCCCGCCCCGCCTTCCGCTCCTCCGCAGGACGCCGCGCCGCCGGCCCGCCCGCTGCACGAGCCGGACCCGTACAGCACTCCGCCCTACGGCGGCCCCGGGCCCTGGGCACCTGCCCCGCCCGTACAGCACCCGGTCCCGACCCCCGCACACGGCACCGGCGTATCCGTGCCTCCCGCGTACGGCGCCGACGTACCCGGCTCCCCGGCGCACGGGACGGCCGTACCCCCGCCGTACACGGGGCCCGGCGGCCCCGGCTTCGCGCCACCGGTCCCGCCCCAGCCCCAGTCCCATCAGACCGGGCACCCTCCCATGACCGGGCCCCAGCTCCCGCACCCGTCCTCCCCGTACGACCCGTCCCAGCCGTCGTCGCGGTGGCTCCAGTACGACCCGTGGTCCACTGCCCGGCAGCCGCTGTCCCGGCCGGGCGTCCCGCTCGGGCCCGGCGCCGGGCCGAAGAAGAACCGGCGTGGCGCGCTCCTGGTGGGCGCGTTGCTGCTCGCCCTGGTCGCGGGCGGGATCGGTGGCGGTGTCGGCGCCTACGTCGAGCGCAACGGGGGCATCACCACCGTCGAGCTCCCGCAGGCCGGACGGGACAGCGGCGGCCGGGCCCCCGACAGCGTCGCGGGCATCGCCGCGAGCGCCCTGCCGAGCGTCGTCACCCTCCATGTCAGCGGCGACTCCGAGTCCGGTACGGGTACCGGCTTCGTCCTGGACAAGCAGGGCCACATCCTGACCAACAACCACGTCGTCGCCCCGGCCGGCTCCGACGGGGAGATCTCGGTCACGTTCAGCGGCGGTGAGACGGCGGCGGCCGAGATCGTCGGCAAGGACAGCGGCTACGACCTCGCGGTGGTCAAGGTCACCGGGGTCTCCGGACTCAGGCCACTGCCCCTGGGCAACTCGGACAACGTGCGGGTCGGCGACCCGGTGGTGGCCATCGGGGCTCCCTTCGACCTCTCCAACACCGTCACCTCCGGCATCATCAGCGCCAAGGACCGGCCGATCACCGCGGGCGGTGAGAAAGGCGACGGCAGCGACGTCAGCTATGTCGACGCGCTCCAGACCGACGCCCCGATCAACCCCGGCAACTCGGGCGGTCCGCTCGTCGACACCCACGCCCGTGTCATCGGCATCAACAGCGCCATCCGCGCCGCGGGCAGTGGCTCCGACTCCGAGGACGGCCAGTCGGGCTCGATCGGTCTCGGCTTCGCCATTCCGATCAACCAGGGCAAACGGGTCGCCGAGGAGCTGATCAACACGGGCCGGGCCACCCACCCGGTGATAGGCGTCACACTCGACATGGCCTACACCGGGGACGGCGCCAAGGTCGGCGCGCGGGGCGCGGACGGCAAGCCCGCCGTGACCGAGGGCGGCCCCGGGGCCAAGGCGGGCATCCGGCCGGGTGACGTCATCAAGCGGGTGGACGGCCGCCGGGTGCACAACGGCGAGGAACTGATCATCAAGATCCGCGCGCACCGGCCCGGCGACCGGCTGGACATCGTGCTGTCCCGTGGGGGTAAAGACCTGGCCATGACTTTGACCCTCGGCTCCGCGAGCGGCACATGA
- a CDS encoding sec-independent translocase — translation MFNDIGVLELVTLVVLAMLIFGPDKLPKVIQDASRFIRKVREFSESAKQDIRTELGPEFKDFEFEDLNPKTFVRKQLMEGEDALGLREIRESFDLRKDLSEVTDAVHGREASRATDTTDAVSAANGSSGGADLLKKGASDPLAKTAPDPLRKTASDPLTKREGPAAADRPPFDADAT, via the coding sequence GTGTTCAATGACATAGGCGTGCTCGAGCTGGTGACGCTCGTGGTCCTCGCCATGCTGATCTTCGGTCCGGACAAGCTGCCGAAGGTCATTCAGGACGCTTCGCGTTTCATCCGCAAGGTCCGTGAGTTCTCCGAGAGCGCCAAGCAGGACATCCGCACCGAGCTGGGACCGGAGTTCAAGGACTTCGAGTTCGAGGACCTGAACCCCAAGACCTTCGTCCGCAAGCAGCTCATGGAAGGCGAGGACGCGCTGGGTCTGAGGGAGATCCGCGAGAGCTTCGACCTCCGCAAGGACCTGTCCGAGGTGACGGACGCGGTGCACGGCCGCGAAGCCTCCCGCGCCACCGACACCACCGACGCCGTGAGTGCGGCGAACGGGTCGTCCGGCGGGGCCGACCTGCTGAAGAAGGGCGCCTCCGACCCGCTCGCGAAGACGGCCCCCGATCCCTTGCGCAAGACCGCTTCCGACCCGCTCACGAAGCGGGAAGGTCCCGCCGCGGCCGACCGCCCGCCGTTCGACGCCGACGCCACCTGA